From a region of the Bremerella alba genome:
- a CDS encoding nitroreductase family protein: MDTFDAIYGRRSIKHYHPEHELTDDEITKLMEAAIQSPTSFNIQHWRFVLVRDKETRQQLKAAAYNQAQVSDASLLIVLTADMHAYKKEPERYWKDSPPEVGQKLVGMLVGLYDNKPQLQRDEAMRSMGIAAQTIMLAAKSMGYDTGALVGYDPNKVAEIINLPEDHVLGMMIVVGQATQKAWGKPGQLSQDDVIVHDKFPKEV, from the coding sequence ATGGATACCTTCGACGCCATCTACGGCCGCCGGTCGATCAAGCATTATCACCCTGAACACGAACTGACCGATGACGAGATCACCAAGCTGATGGAAGCGGCGATCCAGTCGCCAACTTCGTTCAATATCCAGCATTGGCGTTTCGTGCTTGTTCGCGATAAGGAAACACGCCAACAGCTTAAAGCGGCTGCCTACAACCAGGCCCAGGTCTCGGATGCGTCCCTGCTGATCGTGCTAACTGCCGATATGCATGCCTATAAGAAGGAGCCGGAACGTTACTGGAAGGATTCGCCGCCGGAAGTGGGTCAGAAGTTGGTGGGCATGCTGGTCGGCTTGTACGACAACAAGCCGCAATTGCAGCGGGACGAAGCGATGCGATCGATGGGCATTGCCGCTCAGACCATCATGTTGGCCGCCAAGAGCATGGGCTACGACACCGGGGCTTTGGTCGGCTACGACCCGAACAAGGTCGCCGAGATCATCAACTTGCCCGAAGACCACGTGCTGGGCATGATGATCGTCGTCGGCCAGGCCACGCAGAAGGCCTGGGGCAAACCGGGGCAGTTATCACAAGACGATGTAATCGTGCACGATAAATTCCCGAAAGAAGTTTAA
- the uvrB gene encoding excinuclease ABC subunit UvrB, which produces MEFQLASEFKPAGDQPAAIKSLTEGILAGKKHQCLLGVTGSGKTFTMANVIQNMQRPALVISHNKTLAAQLYSEFKDFFPNNAVHYFVSYYDYYQPEAYIPQRDIYIEKDASINDEIDRLRLASTSALVSRRDVIIVASVSSIYGLGSPDDYKKMMVSIRKGQMVDRDDILSRLVDILYERNDVGFERSKFRVRGDCLEIWPSYEEFAYRIELWGDEVEQLAIINPTTGEIISQQDQLFIYPAKHFVMPEERIEKAVANIRAELNGRLEELKQAGKLLEAQRLNARTRFDLEMMQEVGFCPGIENYSQPLSGRPRGAPPSTLYDFFPDDFLLFVDESHVTVSQISAMYHGDRSRKMNLVEHGFRLPSAMDNRPMKFEEWESILNQTVFVSATPSKYELEKTTGEVVEQIIRPTGLLDPVIEVCPARGQVPHLLEEIRARIVAGERTLVTTLTKRLAEDLSHYFNEKGVPCKWLHSELDAFERVELLRDLREGKFDCLVGVNLLREGLDLPEVSLVAILDADKEGFLRSETSLIQTVGRSARNVNAKVIMYADKMTAAMQSAIDETARRREIQQAYNKEHNITPETIKKNIRRGIESEADAHRKANEAVGRNDDSEIITQEFINELQTEMLEAAENLEFERAASIRDRISKMEDSVGKKKSDVEGGSGGKGGKRGRRTRAGGKIPRPKKGAS; this is translated from the coding sequence GTGGAATTCCAGCTAGCATCCGAGTTTAAGCCCGCCGGAGATCAGCCTGCCGCGATTAAGTCCCTGACCGAGGGTATCCTGGCTGGCAAGAAGCACCAATGTCTGCTCGGGGTGACGGGCTCCGGCAAGACGTTCACCATGGCGAACGTCATCCAAAACATGCAGCGTCCAGCGCTGGTGATCTCACACAACAAAACCCTGGCCGCCCAGCTCTACTCGGAATTCAAAGACTTCTTTCCCAACAACGCGGTTCATTACTTCGTCAGCTACTACGACTATTACCAGCCGGAAGCGTACATTCCGCAGCGCGATATCTACATCGAGAAAGATGCTTCGATCAACGATGAGATCGATCGTCTGCGTCTCGCTTCGACCAGTGCTCTGGTCAGTCGCCGCGACGTCATCATCGTGGCGAGCGTGTCCAGCATCTACGGCTTGGGTTCGCCCGACGACTACAAGAAGATGATGGTCAGCATTCGTAAGGGGCAGATGGTCGATCGCGATGACATCCTTTCCCGCCTGGTCGACATCCTTTACGAACGGAACGACGTCGGCTTCGAACGATCGAAGTTCCGTGTTCGAGGCGATTGCCTGGAGATCTGGCCTTCGTACGAAGAGTTCGCCTACCGCATTGAATTGTGGGGAGACGAAGTCGAGCAGTTGGCGATCATTAACCCCACCACTGGCGAAATCATCAGCCAGCAAGATCAACTGTTCATCTATCCGGCAAAGCACTTTGTGATGCCAGAAGAACGTATCGAAAAGGCCGTGGCGAATATCCGCGCAGAACTCAACGGCCGCCTGGAAGAGCTGAAGCAGGCCGGCAAGTTGCTCGAAGCCCAGCGGCTTAACGCGCGAACTCGGTTCGACCTGGAGATGATGCAGGAAGTGGGCTTCTGCCCGGGGATCGAAAACTATAGCCAGCCATTGTCGGGGCGTCCCAGGGGGGCTCCGCCGAGCACGCTATACGACTTCTTTCCGGATGACTTCCTGTTGTTTGTCGACGAATCGCACGTGACGGTGTCGCAGATCTCGGCCATGTATCATGGCGATCGCAGCCGCAAGATGAATTTGGTCGAGCACGGTTTTCGCCTGCCCAGCGCGATGGATAACCGGCCGATGAAGTTCGAGGAATGGGAAAGCATCCTGAACCAAACGGTTTTCGTCTCAGCGACCCCATCCAAGTACGAGTTGGAAAAGACAACCGGCGAAGTGGTCGAGCAAATCATTCGCCCGACCGGATTGCTCGATCCGGTGATTGAAGTCTGCCCGGCTCGTGGTCAGGTACCGCACTTGTTGGAAGAGATCCGGGCCCGCATTGTCGCCGGCGAGCGAACGCTAGTGACCACATTGACCAAGCGACTCGCCGAAGATCTTTCGCACTACTTCAACGAAAAAGGGGTTCCGTGTAAGTGGTTGCATAGCGAACTCGACGCGTTCGAGCGAGTTGAACTGCTGCGTGATCTTCGTGAAGGCAAGTTCGACTGTTTGGTCGGGGTGAACCTGTTGAGGGAAGGTCTCGACCTGCCGGAAGTTTCGTTGGTGGCCATTCTCGATGCCGACAAGGAAGGCTTTCTGCGCAGCGAAACCTCGTTGATTCAAACCGTCGGGCGATCGGCTCGTAACGTGAATGCCAAGGTGATCATGTACGCGGACAAAATGACTGCGGCCATGCAAAGTGCAATCGACGAGACGGCCCGACGTCGTGAAATTCAACAGGCCTACAACAAAGAGCACAATATCACGCCAGAGACGATCAAGAAGAATATCCGCCGCGGTATCGAGTCAGAAGCGGACGCACATCGTAAAGCGAACGAAGCCGTCGGCCGCAATGATGACTCCGAGATTATCACGCAGGAATTCATCAACGAACTGCAGACTGAAATGCTGGAAGCAGCCGAGAACCTCGAGTTCGAGCGAGCCGCGTCCATTCGCGATCGAATTTCGAAGATGGAAGATTCGGTCGGTAAAAAGAAGAGCGATGTCGAAGGTGGAAGTGGGGGCAAAGGTGGTAAACGCGGCCGCCGCACCCGAGCCGGCGGCAAAATTCCAAGACCGAAAAAAGGTGCTTCGTAG
- a CDS encoding tetratricopeptide repeat protein — protein MTNSRKQQILSLLENDPSDTFLLYGLAMELRKEGSHDQARAEFEKLMRGAPPYVAAWFMCGQMLAEMGEIEDSRTVLREGIEIARQQGDAHAAGEMGELLASLGSMGE, from the coding sequence GTGACGAATTCACGCAAACAACAGATCCTCAGCTTGTTAGAAAACGACCCCAGCGACACCTTCCTGCTCTATGGTCTGGCCATGGAATTGCGTAAAGAAGGCAGCCACGACCAAGCCCGAGCCGAGTTCGAGAAGCTGATGCGCGGTGCTCCCCCCTATGTGGCGGCATGGTTTATGTGTGGCCAGATGTTAGCGGAGATGGGTGAGATAGAGGATTCGCGAACGGTTCTCCGCGAAGGGATCGAGATTGCTCGCCAGCAAGGCGATGCCCATGCCGCCGGAGAAATGGGCGAGTTGCTGGCATCTTTAGGAAGCATGGGGGAGTAG
- a CDS encoding DUF11 domain-containing protein — protein MMHRSAILGTAGLILLAALGHMVISGLMPQQEVSAETKKSVVHEFSTPAPSRFTAPESSVPLQPMPARISSQPMSSIDTGMRLTSGEESTQPSSRRRVTTSQLEAPTEVEPAPAANAPAGLPSSLDEALSRFRDNPVSIGSEPEQTKSAPELEAPADKQPPASPMPKPAAPTQANPYRFQPSSAANEAPAANGAASIGATPSAVKEDPKPELKPEPKPEPKPQSTSPQPTAIPRQTLSTVETPAPKPQPAPTSTALFTVNSPVVVVDAAGPKSLVIGKPSTYRIHARNMGDASARQVTIQMILPQGIQLQDLRGSLGSPRQVTSQSGMMAVQWDIPVLPAHSEGSLDLGLVATQTRPFELGMEVAYAPLSAKSSISVLEPKLDMVIDGPQDILFGDSQIFKVIAKNTGTGPAENVSITIMPIKKGQNPTVIDSIGTIAPGDQKVIELELTAKQAGTLALRAETSADNGLSAAAAHDVLVRRAELAVNAQGPGIKYAATTASYTVVVVNSGNAPASSILVEAQLPTGSKFVSASHGGTLDEASGRVTWNLPKLEAGTQQPLQVVSTLMVEGNNILQVSANADQGLSSRHEMITRVESVADLKLLVNDPTGPIPVGQEVEYEFSLNNRGTKEARGVKVTVSFGSGIEPVSVEGGKGTIQGDVVQLNTIPAVNAGQEIVVKVKARGRSEGNHTYRAEVRCDDPTTRLAIEESTHFYGAAIQTASPQMPATRFQQQPPAQAPTGNAPAPLSPTPFSRYQ, from the coding sequence ATGATGCATCGTAGCGCAATTCTGGGAACCGCGGGACTCATCCTGCTCGCCGCCCTCGGCCACATGGTCATTTCGGGACTGATGCCTCAACAGGAAGTTTCGGCCGAGACGAAGAAATCGGTTGTTCACGAGTTTTCGACTCCTGCGCCCAGCCGCTTTACTGCGCCGGAAAGCTCTGTGCCGTTGCAGCCCATGCCGGCTCGGATTAGTTCTCAGCCCATGTCGTCGATCGATACCGGTATGCGACTGACTTCAGGTGAAGAGTCGACACAGCCGTCCAGCCGTCGTCGAGTAACCACCTCGCAATTGGAAGCGCCGACCGAAGTCGAACCGGCCCCGGCCGCGAATGCACCGGCGGGTCTGCCGTCTTCGCTCGACGAAGCGCTGAGCCGTTTCCGTGACAATCCGGTTTCGATTGGCAGCGAGCCCGAGCAAACCAAATCAGCCCCTGAGCTGGAAGCACCGGCAGACAAACAGCCACCAGCATCGCCGATGCCCAAGCCTGCGGCCCCAACCCAGGCGAACCCCTATCGCTTCCAACCTAGCTCAGCCGCGAACGAAGCCCCAGCGGCCAATGGAGCCGCATCGATCGGCGCGACGCCTTCGGCAGTGAAGGAAGACCCCAAGCCTGAATTAAAGCCCGAGCCAAAACCTGAACCTAAACCGCAATCGACTTCACCGCAACCCACGGCCATTCCTCGGCAGACGCTTTCTACCGTCGAGACGCCTGCTCCGAAGCCTCAACCGGCGCCCACTTCCACAGCGTTGTTCACTGTCAACAGCCCGGTCGTAGTCGTCGATGCAGCAGGGCCCAAATCGCTGGTCATCGGCAAGCCGTCGACCTATCGCATTCATGCTCGCAACATGGGCGATGCCAGTGCTCGCCAAGTAACAATACAAATGATTCTACCCCAGGGCATTCAACTGCAAGACCTGCGTGGATCGCTTGGTTCCCCGCGTCAGGTGACGTCGCAAAGCGGCATGATGGCTGTTCAATGGGACATTCCCGTTCTGCCAGCTCATAGCGAAGGATCGCTCGACCTGGGATTGGTCGCTACGCAAACGCGTCCGTTTGAGCTGGGCATGGAAGTCGCCTACGCTCCGTTAAGTGCGAAATCGTCGATCTCAGTGCTTGAGCCGAAGCTCGACATGGTGATCGATGGCCCGCAGGACATTTTGTTTGGCGACTCGCAGATCTTCAAAGTCATTGCTAAGAATACCGGGACCGGCCCAGCCGAGAACGTTTCGATTACGATCATGCCGATCAAGAAGGGGCAAAACCCGACGGTCATCGATTCGATCGGAACGATTGCCCCCGGCGATCAGAAAGTCATCGAATTGGAGCTGACCGCCAAGCAGGCTGGTACGCTTGCCTTGCGAGCGGAAACGTCTGCTGACAACGGATTAAGTGCCGCTGCTGCCCACGACGTTTTGGTGCGTCGCGCCGAACTGGCCGTCAATGCCCAAGGGCCTGGGATCAAGTACGCCGCGACGACGGCCTCTTACACGGTTGTCGTTGTGAACTCCGGAAACGCTCCGGCGAGCAGCATCCTAGTCGAAGCTCAGCTTCCGACGGGGTCAAAGTTCGTATCGGCTTCGCACGGTGGTACGCTCGACGAAGCATCTGGCCGCGTGACCTGGAACTTGCCGAAGTTGGAAGCCGGCACCCAACAGCCACTGCAGGTTGTTAGCACGTTAATGGTCGAAGGAAACAACATCTTGCAGGTCAGTGCCAACGCCGATCAGGGGCTCTCCAGCCGCCACGAAATGATCACTCGCGTGGAATCGGTCGCCGACTTGAAACTGCTGGTAAACGATCCGACCGGTCCAATTCCGGTGGGTCAGGAAGTCGAATATGAGTTCAGCTTGAACAACCGCGGCACGAAGGAAGCCCGAGGCGTGAAGGTCACCGTCAGCTTCGGCAGCGGTATTGAGCCTGTTTCCGTCGAAGGTGGCAAAGGGACGATCCAGGGCGATGTGGTTCAACTAAACACGATTCCGGCCGTCAACGCTGGGCAAGAGATCGTTGTCAAAGTGAAAGCCCGCGGACGTAGCGAAGGGAATCACACCTACCGGGCCGAAGTTCGCTGCGACGATCCAACGACCCGCCTGGCAATTGAAGAGTCGACTCACTTCTATGGGGCGGCCATTCAAACAGCTTCGCCTCAGATGCCAGCGACACGGTTCCAACAGCAGCCACCTGCCCAGGCACCCACTGGCAATGCTCCGGCACCGCTGAGCCCAACCCCATTCAGCCGCTATCAGTAA